In a single window of the Jaculus jaculus isolate mJacJac1 chromosome 9, mJacJac1.mat.Y.cur, whole genome shotgun sequence genome:
- the Pex3 gene encoding peroxisomal biogenesis factor 3 — protein MFRSTWNFLKRHKKKCIFLGTVLGGVYILGKYGQRKIREIQEREAAEYIAQARRQYHFESNQRTCNMTVLSMLPTLREALMQQLNSESLTALLKNRPSNKLEIWEDLKIISFTRSIVAVYSTCMLVVLLRVQLNIIGGYIYLDNAAVGKNGTTVLAPPDVQQQYLSSIQHLLGDGLTELVTVIKHAVQKILGSVSLKHSLSLLDLEQKLKEIRSVVEQHNSSWISRDGSKSLLCHYMMPDEETPLAAQACGLSPRDITTIKLLNETRDMLESPDFSTVLNTCLNRGFSRLLDNMAEFFRPTEQDLQQGNSINSLSSVSLPLAKIIPIVNGQIHSVCSETPSHFVQDLLMMEQVKDFAANVYEAFSTPQQLEK, from the exons ATGTTCAGATCAACGTGGAATTTTTTGAAACGTCACAAAAAGAAATGCATCTTCCTGGGCACCGTCCTTGGAG GGGTGTATATCCTGGGGAAGTATGGACAGAGGAAAATCAGAGAAATACAAGAAAGGGAGGCAGCAGAGTATATTGCTCAGGCTCGGCGACAGTATCATTTTGAAAGCAATCAGAGGACTTGCAACATGACAG TGCTGTCCATGCTTCCCACTCTGAGAGAGGCCTTAATGCAGCAGCTCAATTCTGAGAGCCTCACAGCTTTGCTGAAAAACAG gccaTCAAACAAGCTAGAAATATGGGAAGACCTAAAGATAATAA GTTTCACGAGAAGCATCGTGGCTGTGTACAGCACCTGTATGCTGGTGGTTCTTTTGCGGGTCCAGTTAAACATAATCGGTGGATATATTTACCTGGATAATGCAGCAGTTGGCAAAAATGGCACG ACAGTTCTTGCTCCCCCTGATGTCCAGCAGCAGTACTTATCAAGTATACAGCACCTCCTTGGAGATG GTCTCACAGAATTAGTCACTGTCATTAAGCATGCTGTACAAAAGATTTTAGGAAG TGTTTCTCTTAAACATTCTTTGTCTCTTCTGGATTTGGAGCAAAAACTAAAAGAGATCAGAAGTGTGGTTGAGCAGCATAATTCTTCTTGGATCAGTAGAGATGGATCCAAATCCTTACTGTGTCACTACATGATGCCAGATGAAGAAACGCCGTTAGCAGCCCAG gctTGTGGGCTTTCTCCCAGGGATATTACCACTATTAAACTCCTCAATGAGACCAGAGACATGTTGGAAAG TCCAGACTTCAGTACGGTTTTGAATACCTGTTTAAACAGAGGATTCAGTAGACTTCTAGACAACATGGCTGAATTCTTTCGACCTACTGAACAGGACCTGCAACAGGGAAACTCTATAAATAG TCTTTCCAGTGTCAGCTTGCCATTAGCAAAGATAATTCCAATAGTAAATGGACAGATCCACTCAGTTTGCAGTGAAACACCCAGTCACTTCGTTCAG